A segment of the Halogranum gelatinilyticum genome:
AACGAACGTATAGTACGAGAGGAACTACGTTTGGGTGCCACTGGTGTACCGGTTGTCTGACAAGGCAAATGCCGGGAAGCTACGCACCACGGGGTAAGAGCTGAACGCATCTAAGCTCGAAACCCACATGAAAAAGAAGTACCACCGAGGACACTCGTAGAAGACGAGTTAGATAGACTCGGGGTGTACGCGCCGAGGCAACGAGGCGTTCAGCCCGCGAGCACTAACAGTCCAAGCCACATTCATACCGCATGGGAACCCGTGTCCGTAAACGGGTCCAGGTGCTAACTGGAATGCACGAACACATTGGTTGTCAAGACGAATCCAATCCGATCCTGGTGTTAACTACGGTTCGATTCCGTAGATCGGCATTCGGACGGCCATAGCGGTGAGGTTCCACCCGTACCCATCCCGAACACGGAAGTTAAGCTCACCAGCGTACGAGCAAGTACTGGAGTGCGAGAGCCTCTGGGAACACCCGTTCGCCGTCCACCATTCATACTTTAGCCTCCGACGCATTGCGTCGGGGGCTTTTTTCATTTATAGAGAGAGCGGCAGCACTATCGAGAGCGGCAGTACGAGCGCGAGACAGTTCCTTAGCGACGGCATCGCGCCAGCGACGGCACCGCGACCGCAACACCGACAGCGACGGCACCGCGACAGCGACAGCCCTGCCGACAGCACAGAGGCGGCCCCCCCATCGCGCCTGCGGCGCGAAGGGGCCCGCCGGTTTCAGTCAGAACGAGAGGTGAGACGACGAGCTCGGCATATCGTCATCGTCGTCGATGCCGCCCTCGTGGAGGAAGGTGTAGTCGTCGTCGGTGAGATAGACCGTTCCGTCGTCGACGGCGACGTCCACTTCGACGAGTGTCGAGTCCGCGGCTTTGCCGTTGTCACAGTAGCCCGAGCAGCCGTCGAACATCGAGCCGTGTTTCGGGCAGATGATCTCGCCGTCGCGAATCGCCGCGCCGGTCCCGCGGTCGAGTCGTTGGTCGGTTTCGTGTTGGCAGAAGTTGAGCCACGCGGCGACACAGTCGGCCGTGTGGACGACGAGCGCCTCCTCCTCGGAGCCGTCGCGTTCGCGGACGGTGAAGAGAAACGACTCGCCTTCGGCGAGCGTCGCCACCGTCGTGAGTTTCGTCGCGTTTTGCATCGGTGTTCGGCGTGTCGACGCGGCCAGCGCACAAAAAGTTCGGTATCGGGTACAGAAACGCCGCAACGCCGCCCAGAGCCGCCGTCTGCGACCGTGGACGAACGGTGAGTCGGGGCCGTAGTCGCTCCGCGACCGACCTGGGGAGCGGGTGGTGCGTACCGACTCTGCTTGGGGGGCGAAACCGGCTGTTTCCCTACAGTTTTCCATTTCCTGTCCGGGCCGTCGAACCGTTCGGTTGGATGCCCGTCGGGCCGTCCGCAGTCGCTACACATTCTACAATGTTTGAACTTCTCACAATGGGGAAACAGCTAAGTTCGCCGCCTCGGAGTCGTCAGATACGAATGACACAGTTCACGGCACTCGGTGGGCACGGTGTCTGGGCCGGGTGGGAGACTCGGCCGTCGGTCTCGCACGCGCGCACGCGACGTCACACACAGTCCGTGGGGGGTGTCCGTTGATGGGTCGGGCGGTAAGCGTCTCGCTCCAGAAGGGTGGCGTCGGCAAGACGACGGTGGCCATCAACCTCGCGGACGCGTTGGCCGCGCGGGACCACGACGTGCTCCTCGTCGACCTCGACCAACAGGGGAACGCGACCGAGGGTGTTGGTCTCAAGGAGCACTACAAGTCGGACTCGCCACACGTCGGCGACCTCCTGACCGACAGCGACCCGGTGGACGCCGAGACAGTCATCCACGAGCGTGAGGCCTTCGACGTCCTCCCCGCACACGTCAACCTCGACGAGGTGGAGGACAAGATCCGCAACTCAACGTTCGGGATGTTGTGGGTGCGTCGCCGAATCGTCGAGCCGTTGCTCGACGAGGTGTACGACTACATCGTCATCGACTCGCCGCCGAGTCTGGGACCGCTCTCGGACGCCTCGCTCATCGGTGCGCGGCACGTCATCGTCCCGCTCCTGATGAGCGAGCCGAGCGTGAGCGGCTTCGAGCGGATGTGGGAACAGCAGATTCGGCCCATCCGCGAGGAGGTGGGCATCGACCTGCTGGCCATCGTCCCCAACGACCTCAGCGGCAACAACGAGGAGAAGCGCATCATCGCCGACCTCGAGGACTCGCCGTTCGCCGAGTTCCTCCCGGCGTTCGCCCGGAGCGCGGAGTTCGAGAGCTCGCCCGGTCCCGGTATCCGTCACCGCATCGCCTTCAGCCGTGCGTGGCGTGAGGGGCAGACGTTGCGGGAGTACGACCCGGACAACGATATGCTCGCGCGGTTCGACGCCCTCGCCCGTGTCGTCGAGGAGGGAGGTGTCGCCGATGCCTGACGAGAACCGCTTTGCCGGACTCGGTGACCAACTCGACAGTGAGGATGAAGACGACTCCGAGACCGTGAGCGACGACGCGGCCGACGGTGTCGGCGAGGAGACTGGAAGTACCGAGACCGGTGACGGTGCTGGAAGCGACGGCGGAGCAGAGGGCGGAGCCGACGACGGAGAGGCAGCCGAGCCAGTGTCGGCGGCCCCGTCCGCTGCGGACCGAGGCGGTTCGCCTACCGGGAACCCCGAGGCGGGTTCCGAGCCGACGTCGTCCGCGGATGGCCGGGCCGAGTCGGGACCGGCGTTCGCGTTCGACGACACGCGGGCGAAGAGCCTCTACGTCCGCCCGGAGACGGTCGAACTGCTCGAAGACGCGGAGTTCGAGGTCGAATCGATCCTCCGTCGCGACCACGGTATCCGCGACCTGACGGGGCGGGAGTTCCACGACGCGCTCGTCCGCGCCGTCGCGGCCGACCCCGAGGCGGTCGCCGAGCTGGTCGCCGACGCTCGCGACGAGTGAAGGGTGGCGACTCGGTGACCGGTCGCTCGCCTCACCGAGGTATTTTAATGCCTCTCCGTCCAACGTTCGGCAATGAGTGACACTACACAGTGGGTTCAACGGATTCACCGGCTTCGCCAGAGGTGGGCTAGCAGATGAACAGTAAGGTCAGCCGCGTCATCGACAGCTACGACCTGGACGGTCTCGGTGACGAGCTGGTCGTCCGCTGGGTCGACGAGGGTGAGAGTCTCCGGGCGTTGGCCGACGAGTTCAACCGGCGCGTCCTCATGGGAGCGATGCGGGACGCGGGGGAGAACCCCATCGAGGGCGAGGTCGAGAACACCTACCGGCTCCTGACGGGCGACGACATCTCCAGCGGTGTCCGCACGGAGGCGCGGCGGTCACTCGAACGCAACGGGGTCGACGTCGAGCAGCTCGAACGGGACTTCGTCTCCCACCAGGCGATCCACACGTATCTGACGAAGCACCGCGGCGTCTCGAAGGAGACCGAACCGGAAGACAGCACCGAGACGTTGGAGAAGAACCAGCGGACAATCCAGCAGCTGAAGGGCCGGACGCGGGCGGTGACGACGAACATTATCGAGAATCTGCGGGACACCGGTCGCCTCGACGTCGACGACTTCGACGTCATCGTCGACGTGCGGGTCATCGAGACGGAAACCGGCGAGACGTACGACGTCGCCGACCTCTTCGAGGAGCGTGCCGAGGTCGACGCGGCGGCGGAGTGACCGGCCGTCCGGGGTAACCTCTAGGCTTACGAAGAGTACGCCAACCCCGAAAGGTAAATACGGGCCGTGCATGGTGTCTACTAATGAACTCCCAGCAGGCACCAGCGACCCGTGCCGACGTGTACGTCAGAAACGTCGGCGGCATCGACGAAACGACCGTCAGTCTCGACCAGGGCGTCACCGTCCTGACCGGCCGGAACGCCACCAACCGAACCTCGTTCCTGCAGGCGGTTATGGCCGGACTCGGTAGCGACAACGTCTCGATCAAACGCGACGCCGACGAGGCAGAGGTCACGCTCACGCTCGGCGACGAGACGTACACGCGGACGCTCAGCCGACGCAACGGCACCATCGTCTCGGACGGCGAGCCGTTCCTCGACGACCCCGAACTGGGCGATCTCTTCGCGTTCCTCTTGGAGATGAACGAGGCGCGGCAGGCCGTCGCCCGTGGCGACGACCTCCACGAGCTCATCATGCGGCCGGTCGACACCGACGCCATCCAGGCGGAGATCAGCGAACTCCAGTCCGAGCGGCGTGACGTCGACGCCGAACTGGAAGAACTCGACAAGCTGAAGCGGAAACTCCCGAGTCTCGAAGAGCGGAAGACGAAGCTCCAGTCGCAGATCGACGAGCAGTCCGACGAGTTGGCCGAGAAGCGCGCCGAGTTGGAGGAACTCGACGCCGACGTCGAGACCTCCCGCGAGGAGCAATCGGAGTTAGACGAGAAGCTGGCCGAACTCCGCGAGACGGAGTCGGACCTCGAAGACGTGCGCTTCGACATCGAGACCGAGCGTGACAGCCTCGACGCACTCCGGTCGGACAAAGAGGAACTCGAGACGGAGCGTCGGGAGCTTCCGACCGCGCCCGACGACGAGCTTGCGGAACTCGACAAGCGGATCCAGCGGCTGCGTGGCCGTGCGGAGACCATCGACTCGGTCGTCAGCGAACTGCAGTCGGTCGTCCAGTTCAACGAGGAGATGTTGGAGGAGGGCGAAAGCGAGTTCGCCGAGGCACTCCAGCCCGACTCGAACGGCTCCGTCACCGACCAGCTCGTCGGCGACGAGACGACGACCTGTTGGACCTGTGGGACCGAGGTCGAGACCGACCAGATCGAGGAGACGCTCGACCAGCTCCGTCAGCTGCGCTCCTCGAAGCTCTCGACGCGCACCGAACTGACGAGCGAGGTCGACGAGCTGCAAGCCGAGAAGCGGTCCATCGAGCAGACCCAACAGAAGAAAGAGCGGCTCGACCGTCGGCTCGACGACGTGGAGGCGGAGATCCGTCGGCGCGAGGAGAACGTCGAGGACCTCGAAGCCCGCGAGGAGGAACTCGTCGACGAACTCGGTGAGCTGGAGGACGAGGTCGACGACCTCGAATCCGAGGAGTACAGCGAGGTGCTCGACCGGCACAAGGAGGCCAACCAGCTGGAGTTCGAGGTCCAGCGGTTGAAGAAGGAGCGTCGGAGCGTCGAGGACGAGATCCGCTCCGTCGAGGACAAGCTCTCGCGTCGCGAGGAACTCGAAGCCCGCCGCGAGGAGATCAGCGAGGAACTCGAATCGCTGCGCACGCGCATCGACCGCATCGAACAGCAGACGGTCGACGAGTTCAACGAGCACATGGACGCCGTGCTCGCGGAGCTCTCCTACGAGAACATCGACCGCATCTGGATCGAGCGCACGCAGAAACAGGTCCGTGAGGGTCGCCGGAAGGTCACGAAGAGCCACTTCGACCTGCACATCATCCGCAGTACCGACGAGGGAACGACGTACGAGGACACCGTCGACCATCTCTCGGAGAGCGAACGGGAAGTGACCGGCCTCGTCTTCGCGCTCGCGGGCTATCTCGCCCACGACGTCTACGAGGTGTTGCCGTTCATCCTGCTCGACTCCCTGGAGGCTATCGACTCCGAGCGCATCGCCGCGCTCGTCGAGTATCTCGACGACTACGCGGACTATCTCGTCGTCGCGCTGCTGCCCGAGGACGCCGCGGCCGTCGACGAGCGGCACGCTCGCGTCACGAGCATCTAACCCGGTGACAGAACCGCCAGCAGCCGCCGACGCTGCTCACTGATAGCTCGGTTCTCACTGTTACGCGTGTAGTCGTGTAACGACCCTCGGCACGCCGACCCATAGAGCAAAGTATCCGACCGTGGTCTGTGTTGGCATGACGCCCGATGTCGAACCGGTCGCCGTTTCGTCCGTCGTCTCGCCCGTCGACTCCGAGAGCCACCGGCTCGCCCGGCTGGGACGATGAAAGCAGCCGAGGCGGTCGTCGAGACGCTGGAGGCACTCGGCGTCGAGCGCGTCTTCGGCTATCCCGGCGGGCGCGTCATCGAACTGTTCGACCACCTGCCGGACTCCGATATCGACCTCGTGCGCCCGCGCGACGAGCGGGAGGCGAGCGTCATGGCCGAGATGCACGGTCGCTTGACGGGCCAGCCGGGCGTCCTCTCCGGGCAGGGACCGTGGATCGGCAGTCTGGGCGTCATCGGACAGATGGAGGCGCGGCTCGCCTCGTCGCCGATGGTCGTCCTCACCGAAGCGAGCGAACGCGGCGACTACTCGACGCTCGCGCCGTACCAGCAGGCGCGCGGCGACTACGGCGGTCTCGATTTACCCAAAATTCTCGACGGCGTGACGAAGGAACACTGGTTTCCGCGGACGCCCACGGAGACCCTGCGGAGCGTCCAGCTCGCGTTCAAACACGCCGTCGCGGGGCGGCCGGGTCCGACCGCCGTCATCCTCGACGGGACCGGCGTGACCCAAGCGGTCCCCGAGGACCCGACCCCGCCGGTGTGGGACCCGGTCGAACAGACCCGGACGTGGCTCTCGCGGCCGACCGCCGAAGACGTCGCCGCCGCCGCGGAGGCACTCGCCGCCGCCGACAGGCCGGTCGTCGTCGCTGGCAACGGGGTCCACGCCGCGAAAGCGTACGACGAACTCGCGACCGTCGCCGAGGCGTACGACGCCGTCGTCACGACCTCTTACCTGGGCAAATCCACGTTCCCCGAGACCGACGAGCGGGCGGCGGGCGTCATCGGTTCGTTCGGCCACGAGGGCGCGAATCAGGTCGTCAGCGAGGCCGATACGCTCCTCGTCGTCGGCTGTCGGATGAACCCGATGGACACCAACTGGCAGGCACCCAGCTTCATCCGGCCGGACGAGCAGACCATCGTCCACGCCGACATCGACACGCGGAACGCGGGCTGGGTCTACCCCGCGGACGTCGGTCTCATCGGCGACGCGAAGGAGTCGCTGCGGGACCTCGCCGAGGCTGGCGGCGGCGACAACGACTGGGCACTCGACCGCGCTCGCGAGGCTCGCGGGTCGTTCACCGCGCCGGAGTGCGACTCGGACGCCGAGCCGATCCTTCCCCAGCGCGCGGTGAAGGAGATCGAAGCCGTCGTCGATAGGGAGACCATCGTCACGGCCGACTCGGGTAACAACCGCTTTTGGCTCTTGAACTATCTCCAGACGCCAGCAGTCAGGACCTACTTCGGCAGCGGCGGCGTCGGCGGGATGGGTTGGGCAACGCCCGCGGCGGTGTCGGCCGCGCTCGCGACGGACAAGGACGTGATCGGTGTCGCGGGCGACGGTGGCTTCGCCATGACGATGACGAGCGTCGAGACCGCCGTCGAGTACGGTGTCGCGCCGACGTTCGTCGTGCTCAACGACACGAGTCTGGGGATGGTCCGGCAGATGCAGGCTGAGAAGAACGACATCGCGGGCGTCGAGTTCCACGACACCGACTTCGTGAAAGTCGCCGAGGGCTTCGGTGCGGTTGGGCGGCGGGTGACGACGGCCGAGGGGTTAGCCGAGGCACTGCGCGAGGGGAAGGCGAGCGACCTGCCGACCGTCGTCGACGTGCGGATCGACCGCGAGCAGGACATGGCCGAGACCTTGCAGTCGTCGTTCTACGCGCAGGTGGGTGGGTTGCACGAGTGAGTGGTTTCTGAGTCTGGAAGCGAACTTTGACTCGATGTCTTTGCGACCCCGAAAGCCCACGCTCTCTCGACTCGCGCGCCTCGCTGTGCTCCTCGCCTCGTTTCACTCGGCTGCGGTGCTTGCATCGTCGTGCTTCGTCGAGAGCGCGTCCCCTTTCGGTCCCACCCGCCCGCAACAGCCACATCCTCCCCAGCCGACTCCTTCGCTCGTTGCACTCGCTCAGTCGTCCCTCGCGTGCGTGTTTCGCGGCCGACGCCGCGAAGCCACGCGCCTGGCCAGTGGTTCGGCGGGCCGAATTTGAATGATTGTTCCTGAGGGACTGAGAAACACTTTTCTCGCCGACGCGTCCTTCTCGGAGTATGTCAACCGTTCTGGTAACTGGCGGAACCGGCTTCATCGGCTCGTACGTCGCCGAGGACCTCCTCGCGCAGGGTCACGACGTCGTCGCGTACGACCTCTCGACGGACCCCAGAATCCTCGAAAAGCTCGGCATCGCCGACGACGTGGAGATCCGCCGCGGCGACGTGACCGACTCGACGGACGTCGTTCGGGCCGTTCGAGAGACCGGCGCGACCCACATCGTCCATCTCGCGGCGTTGCTGACGACGACCGCCCGCGAGAACCCGCGGCTGGCGATGCGGGTCAACATCGAGGGGACGAACAACGTCTTCGAGGCCGCCCGGACGCTCTCCGAGCAGGTCGAGCGGGTCGCGTGGGCCTCCAGTGCCGCGGTCTACGCACCCCCACGGAACTACGACGACGGCAGCGACTGGTGGGTCACCGAGGACGACCTCGTGTATCCGGACACGCTCTACGGCGCGACGAAGGAGTACAACGAGCACCAGGCGCGGGTCTACCACGAGGATTTCGGCGTCTCACACGTCGGCCTCCGGCCGACGGTCGCCTACGGCCCCTACCGCGAGACGGGCGGCTCGGCGTTCCTCGCGAACATCGTCGAGAAGCCCGCGCTCGGCGAGTCGTTCTCCGTCGAATACGGCGACCAGGCCATCGACTGGCAGCACGTCCGCGACATCGCCCAGTCGTTCCGCTGTGCCGCGTTCGCGCCCGAAGAAGACCTCACCCAGCGCGTCTACAACGTCCGCGGCGAACTCGCGACGATTCGGGAGGCCGCCGAGACCGTCCAGAACATTCTGCCCGACGCGGACCTCACCGTCTCCGACGAGGGCGAACTGCCGTGGACCCAGAAGCTCGACATGACCAAGGCCCAGGAGGACCTCGGCTACGACCCCGAGTACGACCTCGAGACGGGCTTCCGGCAGTACATCGACGTGCTGCGCGAGGAAGCCGGACTGGGCCCTGTCTGATTCGACCCCGCTACTCCTCGACGACGACGCCGTCGTCCTTCGTCGCGGGCGCGCCGACGACGAACACCTCGCCCGGCTCGACACAGACGAGTTGGCGAATCTCCTCGGGCGAGACGACGACGATGTCGCCGGCGACTAGCTCGTCCGTCTCGTCCTCGTAGCGCAGCTCGAACTCGCCGGAGAGGACGTGGTACAGTTCCTCCTGCTCCTCCTGGTAGTGTCGGTTCAGCCGTTCGCCCGCCTCGAACACCCAGACGTTGGGCCGCATCTGCTGGGGCCGCAGTTCCATGCCGACGGACTTGAGGTCCGCGACGCCGTCGTCGAGTTCGCGGACGTCGATCTCGTCGAGGTTTACTTTCGCGTGCATCGGTGACGGTTCTCACAGCAGCCCGAAAAAGATGTGGCCGAATCAGGATGTGACTGGTCAGTCGGAACGGCGCGTGGCTTCGCGGCCTCCGTGCCGCGAGCCACTCACGCGAGGGATGAGCACCGGAACGACGCGAGTGAAACGAGCGGAGTGAGGAGCGCAGTCGGCTGGGGAGGGTGTGGTCTCTCGAAGCGCAAGCAGCTGTGGCCGTGTCCTTCCCGTCACCCATCTCCCGCCTCACGGACTCAAACGCTGACAGCCGGCACACTGAGCCACACCCAAACGACTCACTCTTGGGTCTGTGAATACTCCTTGACCCACTCTTTCAGACTGATGCCCATCGTCGCGTAGGTGATCGCGTTCGACGACGCCGAGTTCGCGCTCTTGACTAACTCGGCCTCCAGCGTCCGCGTCGGAACCTCACCCAGGAAGTGCGGAATCGCGCGCTGCACAGCGAGGGGACAGCCGACCTCGTGGGCCAGTGCGTAGCCCGAGATGGAGTGGGGAATCTCCTGTGTCGCGTACTCCGGGTCCGGGTCGTCCAGCACGTCGTCGTCGACGAAGTCGACGTACTCGTAGCACTTGCCCACGTCGTGCAGGAGGCAGGCGGCGATAATCACGTCCATGTCCGGCTCCGCGCCGTGGAAGTCGCGCTGTTCCTCGGCCGATTTGATGGCGATCCGCGTCACGCCGCGGACGTGCTCGACGTTGTCCACTTCGTGGATGTTCCACGCGTAGGGGATGTCGTGGATGTCGCGCCAGCCGCCGCGTTCGAGACCGAGACACCACGCCTCGACGACCTGCGCGCGCAGCGTGTCGGAGTCGATATCCGCCAACTCGGGGAACGCCGCCTCGACCTGTCCACGTTGGTCGGTGAAATCGGTCGACATAGTTAGCGAAGCTCGTCTTTCTGGACGGTCTCGCGGCCGATGAACCGCGGCCGCTCGCCGATGGCGAGGAAGTTGTTCACGTCTTCTCTCGCTTCCTTCGCCTTCCCCTTCGCGGGGTCGTAGTCGCGCGACCCCTCGCTGCCGAGGGCGTCGTGGAGCGCGTCGAGGTCGTCGAAGTACAACTCCGCGACGCCGTCGAACTCCGCCGCCTCGGGATTCGTCGGCAACACGGTGTCGTACTTGACGACGCCTTCGATCTCCCGCGCGATGGGTGTGTGGTTGTTCTGCCAGTGGTCGACGAACTCGTCGTGGGTCATCCCCTCCTTGCGGACGAGGAACGCCGAGTGTTTGTAGAGTCCATCGGTATCGCCGTCGACCTCGTCTTTCTGGACGACGACCTCGCCGATGAAGCGCGGGCGACGCTCGATGTCGAGGAAGTTGTCGACGTCCTCGCGGGCTTCCTTGGCCTTGCCTTTGGCGGGGTCGTAGTCACGGGAGCCTTCGCTGCCGAGGGCGTCGTGCAGCGCGTCCAAATCGTCGAAGTACAGCTCGGCGAGACCGTCGAACTCC
Coding sequences within it:
- a CDS encoding Rieske (2Fe-2S) protein produces the protein MQNATKLTTVATLAEGESFLFTVRERDGSEEEALVVHTADCVAAWLNFCQHETDQRLDRGTGAAIRDGEIICPKHGSMFDGCSGYCDNGKAADSTLVEVDVAVDDGTVYLTDDDYTFLHEGGIDDDDDMPSSSSHLSF
- a CDS encoding ParA family protein; protein product: MGRAVSVSLQKGGVGKTTVAINLADALAARDHDVLLVDLDQQGNATEGVGLKEHYKSDSPHVGDLLTDSDPVDAETVIHEREAFDVLPAHVNLDEVEDKIRNSTFGMLWVRRRIVEPLLDEVYDYIVIDSPPSLGPLSDASLIGARHVIVPLLMSEPSVSGFERMWEQQIRPIREEVGIDLLAIVPNDLSGNNEEKRIIADLEDSPFAEFLPAFARSAEFESSPGPGIRHRIAFSRAWREGQTLREYDPDNDMLARFDALARVVEEGGVADA
- the rdfA gene encoding rod-determining factor RdfA, coding for MNSKVSRVIDSYDLDGLGDELVVRWVDEGESLRALADEFNRRVLMGAMRDAGENPIEGEVENTYRLLTGDDISSGVRTEARRSLERNGVDVEQLERDFVSHQAIHTYLTKHRGVSKETEPEDSTETLEKNQRTIQQLKGRTRAVTTNIIENLRDTGRLDVDDFDVIVDVRVIETETGETYDVADLFEERAEVDAAAE
- a CDS encoding archaea-specific SMC-related protein produces the protein MNSQQAPATRADVYVRNVGGIDETTVSLDQGVTVLTGRNATNRTSFLQAVMAGLGSDNVSIKRDADEAEVTLTLGDETYTRTLSRRNGTIVSDGEPFLDDPELGDLFAFLLEMNEARQAVARGDDLHELIMRPVDTDAIQAEISELQSERRDVDAELEELDKLKRKLPSLEERKTKLQSQIDEQSDELAEKRAELEELDADVETSREEQSELDEKLAELRETESDLEDVRFDIETERDSLDALRSDKEELETERRELPTAPDDELAELDKRIQRLRGRAETIDSVVSELQSVVQFNEEMLEEGESEFAEALQPDSNGSVTDQLVGDETTTCWTCGTEVETDQIEETLDQLRQLRSSKLSTRTELTSEVDELQAEKRSIEQTQQKKERLDRRLDDVEAEIRRREENVEDLEAREEELVDELGELEDEVDDLESEEYSEVLDRHKEANQLEFEVQRLKKERRSVEDEIRSVEDKLSRREELEARREEISEELESLRTRIDRIEQQTVDEFNEHMDAVLAELSYENIDRIWIERTQKQVREGRRKVTKSHFDLHIIRSTDEGTTYEDTVDHLSESEREVTGLVFALAGYLAHDVYEVLPFILLDSLEAIDSERIAALVEYLDDYADYLVVALLPEDAAAVDERHARVTSI
- a CDS encoding thiamine pyrophosphate-binding protein translates to MKAAEAVVETLEALGVERVFGYPGGRVIELFDHLPDSDIDLVRPRDEREASVMAEMHGRLTGQPGVLSGQGPWIGSLGVIGQMEARLASSPMVVLTEASERGDYSTLAPYQQARGDYGGLDLPKILDGVTKEHWFPRTPTETLRSVQLAFKHAVAGRPGPTAVILDGTGVTQAVPEDPTPPVWDPVEQTRTWLSRPTAEDVAAAAEALAAADRPVVVAGNGVHAAKAYDELATVAEAYDAVVTTSYLGKSTFPETDERAAGVIGSFGHEGANQVVSEADTLLVVGCRMNPMDTNWQAPSFIRPDEQTIVHADIDTRNAGWVYPADVGLIGDAKESLRDLAEAGGGDNDWALDRAREARGSFTAPECDSDAEPILPQRAVKEIEAVVDRETIVTADSGNNRFWLLNYLQTPAVRTYFGSGGVGGMGWATPAAVSAALATDKDVIGVAGDGGFAMTMTSVETAVEYGVAPTFVVLNDTSLGMVRQMQAEKNDIAGVEFHDTDFVKVAEGFGAVGRRVTTAEGLAEALREGKASDLPTVVDVRIDREQDMAETLQSSFYAQVGGLHE
- a CDS encoding NAD-dependent epimerase/dehydratase family protein; amino-acid sequence: MSTVLVTGGTGFIGSYVAEDLLAQGHDVVAYDLSTDPRILEKLGIADDVEIRRGDVTDSTDVVRAVRETGATHIVHLAALLTTTARENPRLAMRVNIEGTNNVFEAARTLSEQVERVAWASSAAVYAPPRNYDDGSDWWVTEDDLVYPDTLYGATKEYNEHQARVYHEDFGVSHVGLRPTVAYGPYRETGGSAFLANIVEKPALGESFSVEYGDQAIDWQHVRDIAQSFRCAAFAPEEDLTQRVYNVRGELATIREAAETVQNILPDADLTVSDEGELPWTQKLDMTKAQEDLGYDPEYDLETGFRQYIDVLREEAGLGPV
- a CDS encoding cupin domain-containing protein, with protein sequence MHAKVNLDEIDVRELDDGVADLKSVGMELRPQQMRPNVWVFEAGERLNRHYQEEQEELYHVLSGEFELRYEDETDELVAGDIVVVSPEEIRQLVCVEPGEVFVVGAPATKDDGVVVEE
- a CDS encoding HD domain-containing protein, translating into MSTDFTDQRGQVEAAFPELADIDSDTLRAQVVEAWCLGLERGGWRDIHDIPYAWNIHEVDNVEHVRGVTRIAIKSAEEQRDFHGAEPDMDVIIAACLLHDVGKCYEYVDFVDDDVLDDPDPEYATQEIPHSISGYALAHEVGCPLAVQRAIPHFLGEVPTRTLEAELVKSANSASSNAITYATMGISLKEWVKEYSQTQE
- a CDS encoding EthD domain-containing protein → MSLYKHIALLVRKEGMSHEEFVDYWQTNHTPIAREIEGVVKYGTVQPVTPAAAEFDGLAELYFDDLDALHDALGSEGSRDYDPAKGKAKEAREDVDNFLDIERRPRFIGEVVVQKDEVDGDTDGLYKHSAFLVRKEGMTHDEFVDHWQNNHTPIAREIEGVVKYDTVLPTNPEAAEFDGVAELYFDDLDALHDALGSEGSRDYDPAKGKAKEAREDVNNFLAIGERPRFIGRETVQKDELR